The Coregonus clupeaformis isolate EN_2021a chromosome 3, ASM2061545v1, whole genome shotgun sequence genome includes a region encoding these proteins:
- the LOC121534856 gene encoding transcription factor E2F8-like isoform X2: MSSTLPESQNLRHKTQTTTSNHKGNVFAEPQALTKSPRKASTQGTVLTEIQSNMGPLTTPTKGRETGTGEPWTPTSNLKMLISAASPEIRNREKELCMDPEGGDAMDSELGEEGEKQISRKEKSLGLLCHKFLARYPDYPNPALNNDISLDDVATELNVERRRIYDIMNVLESLHMVSRLAKNRYMWHGRANLPQTLARLRQVGEEHRYGQQMQQIRQRSLEKEFDSDGEEKENEEVEGGGEQGQKEMFFVELPGVEFKAASVNSRKDKSLRVMSQKFVMLFLVSTPRVVSLEVAARILIGEDQVADQDKSKFKTKVRRLYDIANVLRSLKLIEKVHVTEERGRKPAFEWTGPEDFPNVKETTTTATIATAKRTLESRASVDNCAKNLFSSPGSKRSFTRHPSLIKLAKSIQEDRRKINSAPTSPVKNDSSASEFFPTKMAQLAAICKIQLDQQSNKVVDRTSKLAVNVTEAVPAHQQRAAKKPGAPQPPVLTSTESRASTVHLTPQAQFTPQPTGAMSFHPAQCSPLIPVLLPQHQGGGPYAIYMHPSSFRPHPLTRPQPTSLAVRSMTFEDKMGRSPSDVTVQGNSPATNKLPTSSPSALKRVCSERPSEGSPSKAKRIDPSTRDTSPKLCEILQARLKARRGGLLSNRPSPRALHLDPEFVNTPGSSAAAAANQTLEQNLETFLEKEEKVATSDSEAGLTPVRAVPLTPQHLHTETLIPTGYLIPISQQSLFSYKDLHNTESSKASTPTYNIYHTPTAGSRPPPIQEFTPTSLPLHRPPPASPFSAQGHRFHSPSPAILNFTLQNLGLIPGSVPACSPGTAHTPEHPSSMPSPLPPHLGLHQRGGMVFVKPMSPVPVQHQMTGPGGQPLTLISLQQMTTPKGTALPQHSFFHTPVSLSPLATVVTTSHGHTAPAGAKSVYIPQRKLEVTTEDT, translated from the exons ATGTCGAGCACTTTACCTGAGTCCCAGAATCTGAGACATAAAACACAAACCACCACCTCTAACCACAAG GGTAATGTCTTTGCAGAGCCACAAGCACTGACAAAATCACCAAGGAAAGCATCTACCCAAGGCACTGTACTAACAGAGATTCAATCCAACATGGGACCCCTTACGACCCCAACTAAAGGAAGGGAGACTGGGACTGGTGAGCCTTGGACCCCAACTTCCAATTTGAAAATGCTGATCAGCGCTGCCAGCCCTGAGATcaggaacagagagaaagagctgTGTATGGACCCTGAGGGAGGGGATGCCATG GACTCTGAGcttggagaggaaggggagaaacAGATCAGCAGAAAAGAGAAGAGTCTGGGTTTGCTCTGTCACAAGTTCCTGGCCCGCTACCCAGATTACCCCAACCCTGCCCTCAACAACGACATCAGTCTGGATGATGTTGCCACAGAGCTTA ACGTGGAGCGCAGGCGCATCTATGACATCATGAACGTGCTAGAGAGCCTGCACATGGTCAGCCGACTGGCCAAGAATCGCTACATGTGGCATGGGCGTGCTAACCTGCCACAGACCCTGGCCAGGTTGCGGCAGGTGGGCGAGGAGCACCGCTACGGGCAACAGATGCAGCAGATCCGCCAGCGCAGCCTGGAAAAGGAGTTTGACTCGGACGGCGAGGAGAAGGAGAacgaggaggtggagggaggaggagaacagGGACAGAAGGAGATGTTCTTCGTGGAGCTTCCTGGGGTGGAGTTTAAAGCAG CCTCAGTGAACAGCAGGAAGGACAAGTCTCTGAGGGTGATGAGCCAGAAGTTTGTCATGTTGTTCCTGGTGTCCACACCTCGGGTGGTCAGTTTGGAGGTGGCTGCAAGGATCCTCATTGGAGAGGACCAGGTAGCTGATCAGGACAAGAGCAAGTTCAAGA CTAAGGTCCGCAGGCTGTATGATATAGCCAACGTGCTGCGGAGCCTGAAGCTGATAGAGAAGGTCCatgtgacagaggagagagggaggaagccaGCCTTCGAGTGGACTGGCCCTGAGGACTTCCCCAATGTGAAGG AGACCACCACCACTGCCACTATAGCCACTGCCAAGAGGACACTTGAGTCTCGTGCCTCCGTAGACAACTGTGCCAAaaatctcttctcctctccgGGGAGCAAACGCAGCTTCACCCGCCACCCCTCCCTCATCAAACTGGCCAAGAGCATCCAGGAAGACCGGCGCAAGATCAACTCAGCTCCCACCAGCCCTGTCAAGA ATGATTCTTCGGCCAGCGAGTTCTTTCCCACCAAAATGGCCCAACTAGCGGCCATCTGTAAGATCCAGCTTGACCAGCAATCAAACAA GGTTGTTGACAGGACATCTAAGCTTGCCGTTAATGTGACTGAGGCAGTGCCAGCTCATCAACAGAGAGCTGCTAAAAAGCCAGGAGCTCCCCAGCCGCCAGTATTAACATCCACAGAATCCCGTGCCAGCACTGTCCACCTCACCCCACAGGCACAGTTCACCCCCCAGCCTACTGGGGCAATGTCCTTCCACCCTGCCCAGTGTTCACCCCTCATCCCTGTGCTGCTGCCCCAACACCAGGGAGGCGGACCCTACGCCATCTACATGCACCCCTCTTCCTTCAGGCCACACCCCCTAACCAGGCCTCAGCCAACCAGCCTCGCCGTGCGCTCCATGACCTTCGAGGATAAGATGGGGCGGAGTCCAAGTGATGTCACAGTGCAAGGCAACTCGCCTGCTACAAACAAGCTGCCAACCAGCAGCCCCTCAGCACTAAAACGTGTGTGTTCAGAGAGACCCTCCGAGGGAAGCCCCTCCAAGGCCAAGAGGATTGACCCCAGCACCAGG gacaCGTCTCCTAAGCTGTGTGAGATcctccaggctcgtctgaaggcGCGTCGCGGAGGTCTCCTCTCCAACCGTCCCTCGCCCCGAGCGCTCCACCTGGACCCCGAGTTCGTCAACACCCCTGGGAGCTCAGCGGCCGCCGCAGCCAATCAGACACTGGAGCAGAACCTGGAGACCTTcctggagaaggaggagaaggtcGCAACCTCAGACAGCGAGGCAGGGCTCACGCCGGTCAGAGCTGTTCCACTGACCCCCCAACACCTACACACAGAg ACTCTGATCCCCACTGGCTACCTGATCCCTATCTCCCAGCAGTCCCTCTTCAGCTACAAAGacctccacaacacagagagCAGCAAAGCCTCCACACCCACCTACAACATCTACCACACACCCACTGCAG gCTCTAGACCTCCCCCAATCCAGGAGTTCACCCCCACCAGCCTCCCCCTCCACAGGCCTCCCCCCGCCTCGCCCTTCTCTGCCCAGGGACACCGCTTCCACAGCCCCAGCCCTGCCATCCTCAACTTCACCCTGCAGAACCTGGGCCTCATCCCTGGCTCTGTGCCCGCTTGCAGCCCTGGCACTGCCCACACCCCGGAGCACCCCAGCTCCATGCCCAGCCCCCTGCCTCCCCACCTGGGCCTGCATCAGAGGGGCGGCATGGTCTTCGTTAAGCCCATGTCCCCCGTGCCAGTCCAACATCAGATGACCGGCCCAGGCGGGCAACCACTCACGCTAATCAGCCTACAGCAG ATGACCACGCCCAAAGGGACGGCCCTCCCCCAGCACAGTTTCTTCCACacccctgtctccctgtccccgCTGGCTACCGTGGTAACCACCAGCCACGGACACACGGCGCCGGCGGGCGCTAAAAGCGTTTACATCCCTCAGAGGAAGCTGGAGGTCACCACTGAGGACACCTAA
- the LOC121534856 gene encoding transcription factor E2F8-like isoform X3 — MGPLTTPTKGRETGTGEPWTPTSNLKMLISAASPEIRNREKELCMDPEGGDAMDSELGEEGEKQISRKEKSLGLLCHKFLARYPDYPNPALNNDISLDDVATELNVERRRIYDIMNVLESLHMVSRLAKNRYMWHGRANLPQTLARLRQVGEEHRYGQQMQQIRQRSLEKEFDSDGEEKENEEVEGGGEQGQKEMFFVELPGVEFKAASVNSRKDKSLRVMSQKFVMLFLVSTPRVVSLEVAARILIGEDQVADQDKSKFKTKVRRLYDIANVLRSLKLIEKVHVTEERGRKPAFEWTGPEDFPNVKETTTTATIATAKRTLESRASVDNCAKNLFSSPGSKRSFTRHPSLIKLAKSIQEDRRKINSAPTSPVKNDSSASEFFPTKMAQLAAICKIQLDQQSNKVVDRTSKLAVNVTEAVPAHQQRAAKKPGAPQPPVLTSTESRASTVHLTPQAQFTPQPTGAMSFHPAQCSPLIPVLLPQHQGGGPYAIYMHPSSFRPHPLTRPQPTSLAVRSMTFEDKMGRSPSDVTVQGNSPATNKLPTSSPSALKRVCSERPSEGSPSKAKRIDPSTRDTSPKLCEILQARLKARRGGLLSNRPSPRALHLDPEFVNTPGSSAAAAANQTLEQNLETFLEKEEKVATSDSEAGLTPVRAVPLTPQHLHTETLIPTGYLIPISQQSLFSYKDLHNTESSKASTPTYNIYHTPTAGSRPPPIQEFTPTSLPLHRPPPASPFSAQGHRFHSPSPAILNFTLQNLGLIPGSVPACSPGTAHTPEHPSSMPSPLPPHLGLHQRGGMVFVKPMSPVPVQHQMTGPGGQPLTLISLQQMTTPKGTALPQHSFFHTPVSLSPLATVVTTSHGHTAPAGAKSVYIPQRKLEVTTEDT; from the exons ATGGGACCCCTTACGACCCCAACTAAAGGAAGGGAGACTGGGACTGGTGAGCCTTGGACCCCAACTTCCAATTTGAAAATGCTGATCAGCGCTGCCAGCCCTGAGATcaggaacagagagaaagagctgTGTATGGACCCTGAGGGAGGGGATGCCATG GACTCTGAGcttggagaggaaggggagaaacAGATCAGCAGAAAAGAGAAGAGTCTGGGTTTGCTCTGTCACAAGTTCCTGGCCCGCTACCCAGATTACCCCAACCCTGCCCTCAACAACGACATCAGTCTGGATGATGTTGCCACAGAGCTTA ACGTGGAGCGCAGGCGCATCTATGACATCATGAACGTGCTAGAGAGCCTGCACATGGTCAGCCGACTGGCCAAGAATCGCTACATGTGGCATGGGCGTGCTAACCTGCCACAGACCCTGGCCAGGTTGCGGCAGGTGGGCGAGGAGCACCGCTACGGGCAACAGATGCAGCAGATCCGCCAGCGCAGCCTGGAAAAGGAGTTTGACTCGGACGGCGAGGAGAAGGAGAacgaggaggtggagggaggaggagaacagGGACAGAAGGAGATGTTCTTCGTGGAGCTTCCTGGGGTGGAGTTTAAAGCAG CCTCAGTGAACAGCAGGAAGGACAAGTCTCTGAGGGTGATGAGCCAGAAGTTTGTCATGTTGTTCCTGGTGTCCACACCTCGGGTGGTCAGTTTGGAGGTGGCTGCAAGGATCCTCATTGGAGAGGACCAGGTAGCTGATCAGGACAAGAGCAAGTTCAAGA CTAAGGTCCGCAGGCTGTATGATATAGCCAACGTGCTGCGGAGCCTGAAGCTGATAGAGAAGGTCCatgtgacagaggagagagggaggaagccaGCCTTCGAGTGGACTGGCCCTGAGGACTTCCCCAATGTGAAGG AGACCACCACCACTGCCACTATAGCCACTGCCAAGAGGACACTTGAGTCTCGTGCCTCCGTAGACAACTGTGCCAAaaatctcttctcctctccgGGGAGCAAACGCAGCTTCACCCGCCACCCCTCCCTCATCAAACTGGCCAAGAGCATCCAGGAAGACCGGCGCAAGATCAACTCAGCTCCCACCAGCCCTGTCAAGA ATGATTCTTCGGCCAGCGAGTTCTTTCCCACCAAAATGGCCCAACTAGCGGCCATCTGTAAGATCCAGCTTGACCAGCAATCAAACAA GGTTGTTGACAGGACATCTAAGCTTGCCGTTAATGTGACTGAGGCAGTGCCAGCTCATCAACAGAGAGCTGCTAAAAAGCCAGGAGCTCCCCAGCCGCCAGTATTAACATCCACAGAATCCCGTGCCAGCACTGTCCACCTCACCCCACAGGCACAGTTCACCCCCCAGCCTACTGGGGCAATGTCCTTCCACCCTGCCCAGTGTTCACCCCTCATCCCTGTGCTGCTGCCCCAACACCAGGGAGGCGGACCCTACGCCATCTACATGCACCCCTCTTCCTTCAGGCCACACCCCCTAACCAGGCCTCAGCCAACCAGCCTCGCCGTGCGCTCCATGACCTTCGAGGATAAGATGGGGCGGAGTCCAAGTGATGTCACAGTGCAAGGCAACTCGCCTGCTACAAACAAGCTGCCAACCAGCAGCCCCTCAGCACTAAAACGTGTGTGTTCAGAGAGACCCTCCGAGGGAAGCCCCTCCAAGGCCAAGAGGATTGACCCCAGCACCAGG gacaCGTCTCCTAAGCTGTGTGAGATcctccaggctcgtctgaaggcGCGTCGCGGAGGTCTCCTCTCCAACCGTCCCTCGCCCCGAGCGCTCCACCTGGACCCCGAGTTCGTCAACACCCCTGGGAGCTCAGCGGCCGCCGCAGCCAATCAGACACTGGAGCAGAACCTGGAGACCTTcctggagaaggaggagaaggtcGCAACCTCAGACAGCGAGGCAGGGCTCACGCCGGTCAGAGCTGTTCCACTGACCCCCCAACACCTACACACAGAg ACTCTGATCCCCACTGGCTACCTGATCCCTATCTCCCAGCAGTCCCTCTTCAGCTACAAAGacctccacaacacagagagCAGCAAAGCCTCCACACCCACCTACAACATCTACCACACACCCACTGCAG gCTCTAGACCTCCCCCAATCCAGGAGTTCACCCCCACCAGCCTCCCCCTCCACAGGCCTCCCCCCGCCTCGCCCTTCTCTGCCCAGGGACACCGCTTCCACAGCCCCAGCCCTGCCATCCTCAACTTCACCCTGCAGAACCTGGGCCTCATCCCTGGCTCTGTGCCCGCTTGCAGCCCTGGCACTGCCCACACCCCGGAGCACCCCAGCTCCATGCCCAGCCCCCTGCCTCCCCACCTGGGCCTGCATCAGAGGGGCGGCATGGTCTTCGTTAAGCCCATGTCCCCCGTGCCAGTCCAACATCAGATGACCGGCCCAGGCGGGCAACCACTCACGCTAATCAGCCTACAGCAG ATGACCACGCCCAAAGGGACGGCCCTCCCCCAGCACAGTTTCTTCCACacccctgtctccctgtccccgCTGGCTACCGTGGTAACCACCAGCCACGGACACACGGCGCCGGCGGGCGCTAAAAGCGTTTACATCCCTCAGAGGAAGCTGGAGGTCACCACTGAGGACACCTAA
- the LOC121534856 gene encoding transcription factor E2F8-like isoform X1 → MLTPNKYNAVKKRWKMSSTLPESQNLRHKTQTTTSNHKGNVFAEPQALTKSPRKASTQGTVLTEIQSNMGPLTTPTKGRETGTGEPWTPTSNLKMLISAASPEIRNREKELCMDPEGGDAMDSELGEEGEKQISRKEKSLGLLCHKFLARYPDYPNPALNNDISLDDVATELNVERRRIYDIMNVLESLHMVSRLAKNRYMWHGRANLPQTLARLRQVGEEHRYGQQMQQIRQRSLEKEFDSDGEEKENEEVEGGGEQGQKEMFFVELPGVEFKAASVNSRKDKSLRVMSQKFVMLFLVSTPRVVSLEVAARILIGEDQVADQDKSKFKTKVRRLYDIANVLRSLKLIEKVHVTEERGRKPAFEWTGPEDFPNVKETTTTATIATAKRTLESRASVDNCAKNLFSSPGSKRSFTRHPSLIKLAKSIQEDRRKINSAPTSPVKNDSSASEFFPTKMAQLAAICKIQLDQQSNKVVDRTSKLAVNVTEAVPAHQQRAAKKPGAPQPPVLTSTESRASTVHLTPQAQFTPQPTGAMSFHPAQCSPLIPVLLPQHQGGGPYAIYMHPSSFRPHPLTRPQPTSLAVRSMTFEDKMGRSPSDVTVQGNSPATNKLPTSSPSALKRVCSERPSEGSPSKAKRIDPSTRDTSPKLCEILQARLKARRGGLLSNRPSPRALHLDPEFVNTPGSSAAAAANQTLEQNLETFLEKEEKVATSDSEAGLTPVRAVPLTPQHLHTETLIPTGYLIPISQQSLFSYKDLHNTESSKASTPTYNIYHTPTAGSRPPPIQEFTPTSLPLHRPPPASPFSAQGHRFHSPSPAILNFTLQNLGLIPGSVPACSPGTAHTPEHPSSMPSPLPPHLGLHQRGGMVFVKPMSPVPVQHQMTGPGGQPLTLISLQQMTTPKGTALPQHSFFHTPVSLSPLATVVTTSHGHTAPAGAKSVYIPQRKLEVTTEDT, encoded by the exons ATGTTAACACCGAACAAATATAATGCAGTTAAGAAAAG GTGGAAAATGTCGAGCACTTTACCTGAGTCCCAGAATCTGAGACATAAAACACAAACCACCACCTCTAACCACAAG GGTAATGTCTTTGCAGAGCCACAAGCACTGACAAAATCACCAAGGAAAGCATCTACCCAAGGCACTGTACTAACAGAGATTCAATCCAACATGGGACCCCTTACGACCCCAACTAAAGGAAGGGAGACTGGGACTGGTGAGCCTTGGACCCCAACTTCCAATTTGAAAATGCTGATCAGCGCTGCCAGCCCTGAGATcaggaacagagagaaagagctgTGTATGGACCCTGAGGGAGGGGATGCCATG GACTCTGAGcttggagaggaaggggagaaacAGATCAGCAGAAAAGAGAAGAGTCTGGGTTTGCTCTGTCACAAGTTCCTGGCCCGCTACCCAGATTACCCCAACCCTGCCCTCAACAACGACATCAGTCTGGATGATGTTGCCACAGAGCTTA ACGTGGAGCGCAGGCGCATCTATGACATCATGAACGTGCTAGAGAGCCTGCACATGGTCAGCCGACTGGCCAAGAATCGCTACATGTGGCATGGGCGTGCTAACCTGCCACAGACCCTGGCCAGGTTGCGGCAGGTGGGCGAGGAGCACCGCTACGGGCAACAGATGCAGCAGATCCGCCAGCGCAGCCTGGAAAAGGAGTTTGACTCGGACGGCGAGGAGAAGGAGAacgaggaggtggagggaggaggagaacagGGACAGAAGGAGATGTTCTTCGTGGAGCTTCCTGGGGTGGAGTTTAAAGCAG CCTCAGTGAACAGCAGGAAGGACAAGTCTCTGAGGGTGATGAGCCAGAAGTTTGTCATGTTGTTCCTGGTGTCCACACCTCGGGTGGTCAGTTTGGAGGTGGCTGCAAGGATCCTCATTGGAGAGGACCAGGTAGCTGATCAGGACAAGAGCAAGTTCAAGA CTAAGGTCCGCAGGCTGTATGATATAGCCAACGTGCTGCGGAGCCTGAAGCTGATAGAGAAGGTCCatgtgacagaggagagagggaggaagccaGCCTTCGAGTGGACTGGCCCTGAGGACTTCCCCAATGTGAAGG AGACCACCACCACTGCCACTATAGCCACTGCCAAGAGGACACTTGAGTCTCGTGCCTCCGTAGACAACTGTGCCAAaaatctcttctcctctccgGGGAGCAAACGCAGCTTCACCCGCCACCCCTCCCTCATCAAACTGGCCAAGAGCATCCAGGAAGACCGGCGCAAGATCAACTCAGCTCCCACCAGCCCTGTCAAGA ATGATTCTTCGGCCAGCGAGTTCTTTCCCACCAAAATGGCCCAACTAGCGGCCATCTGTAAGATCCAGCTTGACCAGCAATCAAACAA GGTTGTTGACAGGACATCTAAGCTTGCCGTTAATGTGACTGAGGCAGTGCCAGCTCATCAACAGAGAGCTGCTAAAAAGCCAGGAGCTCCCCAGCCGCCAGTATTAACATCCACAGAATCCCGTGCCAGCACTGTCCACCTCACCCCACAGGCACAGTTCACCCCCCAGCCTACTGGGGCAATGTCCTTCCACCCTGCCCAGTGTTCACCCCTCATCCCTGTGCTGCTGCCCCAACACCAGGGAGGCGGACCCTACGCCATCTACATGCACCCCTCTTCCTTCAGGCCACACCCCCTAACCAGGCCTCAGCCAACCAGCCTCGCCGTGCGCTCCATGACCTTCGAGGATAAGATGGGGCGGAGTCCAAGTGATGTCACAGTGCAAGGCAACTCGCCTGCTACAAACAAGCTGCCAACCAGCAGCCCCTCAGCACTAAAACGTGTGTGTTCAGAGAGACCCTCCGAGGGAAGCCCCTCCAAGGCCAAGAGGATTGACCCCAGCACCAGG gacaCGTCTCCTAAGCTGTGTGAGATcctccaggctcgtctgaaggcGCGTCGCGGAGGTCTCCTCTCCAACCGTCCCTCGCCCCGAGCGCTCCACCTGGACCCCGAGTTCGTCAACACCCCTGGGAGCTCAGCGGCCGCCGCAGCCAATCAGACACTGGAGCAGAACCTGGAGACCTTcctggagaaggaggagaaggtcGCAACCTCAGACAGCGAGGCAGGGCTCACGCCGGTCAGAGCTGTTCCACTGACCCCCCAACACCTACACACAGAg ACTCTGATCCCCACTGGCTACCTGATCCCTATCTCCCAGCAGTCCCTCTTCAGCTACAAAGacctccacaacacagagagCAGCAAAGCCTCCACACCCACCTACAACATCTACCACACACCCACTGCAG gCTCTAGACCTCCCCCAATCCAGGAGTTCACCCCCACCAGCCTCCCCCTCCACAGGCCTCCCCCCGCCTCGCCCTTCTCTGCCCAGGGACACCGCTTCCACAGCCCCAGCCCTGCCATCCTCAACTTCACCCTGCAGAACCTGGGCCTCATCCCTGGCTCTGTGCCCGCTTGCAGCCCTGGCACTGCCCACACCCCGGAGCACCCCAGCTCCATGCCCAGCCCCCTGCCTCCCCACCTGGGCCTGCATCAGAGGGGCGGCATGGTCTTCGTTAAGCCCATGTCCCCCGTGCCAGTCCAACATCAGATGACCGGCCCAGGCGGGCAACCACTCACGCTAATCAGCCTACAGCAG ATGACCACGCCCAAAGGGACGGCCCTCCCCCAGCACAGTTTCTTCCACacccctgtctccctgtccccgCTGGCTACCGTGGTAACCACCAGCCACGGACACACGGCGCCGGCGGGCGCTAAAAGCGTTTACATCCCTCAGAGGAAGCTGGAGGTCACCACTGAGGACACCTAA